Below is a genomic region from Maledivibacter sp..
AATAAAGTAATATAGGGATGCAGCAAAGAGAATCACAAGTAATGCAACAATCAACCCGTAGAAATTTATGATCCCCATATATACAAAACAACATAATAGCGTTACAAAGCTTGTAGCTCCCGTTATTATTATGTTTGCAAATCTACTGATTATCTCAGTATCATTATTTAAAGCGGCTTGAATTTTTCCATATTCTATTTCTTCAATCTTCTGATATGATGTATGAAGTATTTTGTTAATTAACACCATTCTTTTTTCATATACAATATGATTTGCTATATTAATTAGTCTAGTTCTTACAAGCTTTTGTCCATAGACATATATAACTATGGCAATAGCAAAGTATAGAAACAGCCCACTTTGAAAGCCATGATCTCTGTTTAAGGTTTCATTTACTGTAAAAATAATAACTGCATTACCTAGTCCGCTGGCGACACTTAAAATAATCAAAGTAAATAGGGACTTATCATCCTGCTTTGGAAATAAAATTGTCATTATAAAATACAAGCTAAATACCAAAGCTAGGATAAATATTGATATAACTGCGTAAATAAGGCTTTGGGGAGCCCATACATCTACAAAGCTCCAGTTTAATCCCTCGTATAATATGTCTGGTATACTATATAGGCAATAAGTAAAGGCTGTCATGAATACAATAGCTGCCATAATGCTGATAATATTTCTTCTATTATTTCTTTGAACTCCATTCTTCTTTGTAAATATATCCATGAAATATCTAGAAAAAAAATATAGAATTAAAATTATTATGGGCACAGTGATAAAAACTATTGACGATGACACATTATCAAGACTTTTATACATATCCTTTTTAGGCTTAGGAAGCTTTTTATCACCAATAATATCCACAATTCCCTGACCAATTGTATATGTATTTTCTGAATTAAGGTTAGCTAGTACAGCAACCCCTATTTGATCTTGAGGTCTAAATACTATAAAGGATGAAAAATTAGGATTATTTCCACCATGGGATATCTCACCCGTTCCCTTTTGATGCACTGTCCAGCCCCCAGCATAGGAAGAACCTTCACTACCCGGTGGAACTGAACGATCAGCTTCATGGGATTTTTCAATAAGCCTTTTATCAAGCTTTATTTCATTATTCATATCCAGCTGTATCTTTAACCATTTAGCCATATCCTTTGTATTGGATATGAAATAGCCTGCTGGAGTATTCCCCCTATAGACAGGTGCTTGATATTCTCTAGGCTTTAGAAGACAAAGCTTATATCCCTTTGCCATATTCTCTAAAGGAATATTGTGTCTTGATAAATATGTATTATTGAGACCTAACTTATTCAAAATATTGTACTTAACATATTTTTCAAAGGACTGCCCAGATACTTTTTCAATTACCAAACCCAAAACATCGTAGTTTATGGTTGCATAAAGATACTTTTCACCGGGCTTAAAATCCAACTCTTTATTTACTAAGGTTCTTACGGTTTTTTCAAGGGCCTCATTACTATCATCAATGGGAATATCCCCAATTGTATTAAAGGGTACCCCACTTGTATGATGTAAAAAATGCTTTAGCTTGATGTCAACCGCTTTACCTTCATAATACACTTTAAACCAAGGTAGATACTTTGTTACTGAATCCTCCAGATTCAAAAGCCCCCTTTCCTCAAGCTCAAAAACTGCCAGAGCCGTAAAGGCTTTACTTGTTGACCCAAGCTCAAATAATGTATCAGCTGTAACTGGCTTCTTTTCTTCAATATTAGAAAATCCAAAGCCCTTTTGATATATGGTTCCATCTCCCTTTACAATAACAACAGAGAGTCCTGGTATTTTAGATTCCTTCATATTACTCTTTATAAATTCTTCTATTACTGCTTCCTTGTGTGAATTTATATCATTGAAGGCTGTGGTCACTAAGACTTCATACTGAAATATGAGTAATATGGAAAAAACAATTGAAAGAATTCCTATGAATTTACCTTGTTTCATGGTTTTTGCCCTATAT
It encodes:
- a CDS encoding cyclic peptide export ABC transporter, with the protein product MKQGKFIGILSIVFSILLIFQYEVLVTTAFNDINSHKEAVIEEFIKSNMKESKIPGLSVVIVKGDGTIYQKGFGFSNIEEKKPVTADTLFELGSTSKAFTALAVFELEERGLLNLEDSVTKYLPWFKVYYEGKAVDIKLKHFLHHTSGVPFNTIGDIPIDDSNEALEKTVRTLVNKELDFKPGEKYLYATINYDVLGLVIEKVSGQSFEKYVKYNILNKLGLNNTYLSRHNIPLENMAKGYKLCLLKPREYQAPVYRGNTPAGYFISNTKDMAKWLKIQLDMNNEIKLDKRLIEKSHEADRSVPPGSEGSSYAGGWTVHQKGTGEISHGGNNPNFSSFIVFRPQDQIGVAVLANLNSENTYTIGQGIVDIIGDKKLPKPKKDMYKSLDNVSSSIVFITVPIIILILYFFSRYFMDIFTKKNGVQRNNRRNIISIMAAIVFMTAFTYCLYSIPDILYEGLNWSFVDVWAPQSLIYAVISIFILALVFSLYFIMTILFPKQDDKSLFTLIILSVASGLGNAVIIFTVNETLNRDHGFQSGLFLYFAIAIVIYVYGQKLVRTRLINIANHIVYEKRMVLINKILHTSYQKIEEIEYGKIQAALNNDTEIISRFANIIITGATSFVTLLCCFVYMGIINFYGLIVALLVILFAASLYYFIGKHANRFWEQTRDIQNEFFKFINDLIGGFKELSLHSGKLNDFKVDMENSCNAYKDKRIQGDLKFANVNIIGELLFTFVIGAVAFAFPIMFKDLHFNSLRTYVFILLYMTGPVHGILGAIPEIYKVRISWRRINEMADKLDSMENAKLIQVTNSNGLKDLSIQLEEVEYRYVKNNGKGFSIGPINEVFKAGEITFITGGNGSGKSTLAKLITGLYTPDNGKISINGKKVDSLELRQSFSAIFSDFHLFEKLYGIDDGLRGNEIQRYLKILGMNDKVHIDNGVFSSIKFSTGQRKRLALLISYLEDRSVYLFDEWAADQDPEFRKFFYNELLPQLSSRGKCIIAITHDDSYFDIADRVIKMEMGKIISKSIIDKGLKN